Proteins from one Nitrospira sp. genomic window:
- a CDS encoding ATP-dependent Clp protease adaptor ClpS, producing MSTLTPVMVPEALDTTDVGTGNDLEARVIVFNCECHTYQQVIALFCKCIPGMNSSRAFELAWRIDHEGQATVYSGARKLAEEIGAKLAAGGLRVGVQ from the coding sequence ATGAGCACCCTCACCCCGGTCATGGTTCCCGAAGCCCTCGACACGACGGACGTGGGCACCGGCAACGATCTGGAAGCCCGCGTCATCGTCTTCAACTGCGAGTGCCATACGTACCAACAGGTCATCGCCCTGTTCTGTAAATGTATTCCCGGGATGAACTCTTCGCGGGCGTTTGAGTTGGCCTGGCGAATCGACCATGAAGGGCAGGCCACGGTTTACTCGGGGGCACGAAAGTTGGCAGAAGAGATCGGGGCGAAGCTGGCAGCCGGGGGATTACGGGTCGGGGTGCAGTAG
- a CDS encoding DUF3386 domain-containing protein — protein sequence MEHVASIDTAVTVADEPQARALLQQAFESTARWQPDFRGFSANLTVNTNGQLVEGTVVVKGPREVTVQLPDEAIQKWAQEQIGMIAVHRAPRKFEESDGKHRLTMEAGDEHPLGRRLDIHGDGMQSFYRIKDTRITQINRKMPHVAFTINVEESSTTQDQKQLTTKYTVYYFSPKDGALRNVESFTDTHVRVGASDLPATRRIISYENGAVLVRTLTFTNHKLLA from the coding sequence ATGGAACATGTTGCCTCGATCGATACAGCAGTCACAGTTGCCGACGAGCCCCAAGCCCGCGCCCTCCTCCAGCAAGCCTTTGAGAGCACCGCGCGTTGGCAACCTGACTTCCGCGGGTTTTCGGCCAACCTGACCGTCAACACCAACGGCCAGCTGGTGGAAGGGACCGTCGTCGTCAAGGGCCCTCGTGAAGTGACTGTGCAACTGCCTGATGAAGCGATTCAAAAGTGGGCGCAAGAGCAGATCGGGATGATCGCCGTGCACCGTGCGCCCCGCAAGTTTGAAGAATCGGACGGCAAACATCGCCTGACGATGGAAGCAGGCGATGAGCATCCGCTCGGACGGCGGCTCGACATCCATGGCGACGGCATGCAGTCGTTCTACCGCATCAAGGACACGCGTATCACCCAGATCAACCGGAAGATGCCCCACGTGGCCTTTACGATCAATGTGGAAGAGAGCAGCACCACGCAGGACCAGAAGCAGCTGACGACGAAGTATACCGTGTATTATTTCTCGCCGAAGGACGGCGCACTTCGCAATGTCGAGAGCTTCACGGATACGCATGTGCGTGTGGGGGCCTCTGATCTCCCAGCGACCCGGCGCATCATTTCCTATGAAAACGGCGCCGTACTCGTACGGACCCTCACCTTCACCAATCATAAATTGTTGGCATGA
- a CDS encoding DUF5069 domain-containing protein, whose amino-acid sequence MMDLRTTFPRSMKTRLGGYVHLARMIDKCRAVLAGTEGEYIYPCPMDDRLLEYAGITAEHFTSAVKANPTDDGVVEWFRRTATPRREAELAEWNAKLLERGPSSPESAAKFTKYRDAVDASRTDITAWSDLQDLEEGRPVPRRG is encoded by the coding sequence ATGATGGATTTACGCACGACGTTCCCGCGCAGCATGAAAACGAGGCTGGGTGGCTATGTCCACCTGGCACGCATGATCGATAAGTGTCGCGCGGTGCTGGCCGGGACTGAGGGTGAATATATCTATCCCTGCCCGATGGATGACCGGCTCTTGGAGTATGCCGGTATCACCGCTGAGCACTTCACCTCAGCAGTGAAGGCCAATCCGACCGATGACGGGGTGGTTGAGTGGTTTCGACGCACCGCCACCCCGCGTCGCGAGGCGGAACTCGCTGAATGGAACGCGAAGCTGCTTGAGCGCGGACCGAGTTCGCCGGAGAGCGCCGCGAAGTTTACGAAGTACCGCGATGCAGTAGATGCCTCCCGCACGGACATCACCGCCTGGTCGGACCTGCAGGACCTGGAGGAGGGCAGGCCCGTTCCACGAAGAGGATAG